TGAGAGTATGGTGCCGAAATGGGACATACTTTTTATTGGAAATGCTGACTTTAAGGTCTGGAGATTGTCCACCCACGCTTGGATAATCGAGCCAAAGGGTACCATTTTTTGCCCGACGATCACCGGGAGCACCAAAGTTAATGCCTGCCTGTTTGACCAATGAAGTAGAATTGGAACCGGTGCCTAATTCACTATTAGTCCAGATTTCAATTTCCGGCATGTGAATCAACGCCAGAGAAGTCTGGTTCTGGTAAGAGCAGCTACAAGTGCGGGTGTAGTCCGGCGCGTTTAAGACTCCATTGGCGACGACCAGATTGGACGTGCAGCTGGATTTGAAACCACCAAAATTTCCGGTGCCGCTTTTTGATTCCAGATCATAAAATCCGGCGGCTCCCGAGCGAAACGTGAGCAGGTTTTCGCTGGCAATGACGTAATTACAACCATAGGTTCGTGAAAACTTAAGCGACTCCTTTTGCTTCGTAATCGGATTGATAATCGAATATGGCGTTCCATCTAGAATATTGAACGCCCCGCCTGAGACTTCGTAAGAATTAGCTGAGGTAATGATGAGGTCGTTATGCAATACACAAGGTCCTGTATAACGTTGGTCTTTATTCTGCCAGATGATTGATCCGTCTTTACCCTGGTAGGCTGTCATGCCTTGTCCGACTTCATCACTCAAACGGTCTTTGGCACGCGCGCCCGCCTGAAGTAGCAGGTCATGTTTTTTCGAATAGCCCAACCACGAACCGAAGATACTTTTATTGGTCGACCACAGTTCTCTTCCAGTGTGGATATCAAAACAGACAATGCGATATTTTGTGGGATCTGCCATTCCGCGACGCGAAAGTTTTTTCTCAGCACTGGCAGGGAGCTTATCCAGGCAATAAACTCGATCACTTCCCACGACGATTCCATTATGTAAAAAAGAATGGATCGCGTCGGTTTCCCAAAGTTTCTTGCCAGAATGACGGTCATAGGCAATGAGCCCGTTGCTGGCGGAAAGATCGGCTGCCGCAGGTCCATCTTTCCCTGGTTTCTCATCGATTTTCTTGCCAAAATGTGCAAATCCATTACCGGCGAATAAAATGTCTTCATAGACGGCGATGAAGGCCCAGTCATTTTTGGGATTTGGTAGTTTGATGATCCGCCACGTTTTTCCATCCGTTGCGTTCAACACATGGCATTCCGATCCAATCGCCAGATAGACTTCATTGGATGTCGCAATATAATTAGTGCCGCGGGCATTGGCACCTGGAATATGTTTCTGATTATATTGTGTGCTGAGTGGAGTATCTGCATAGGTCGTATTAAAATAAATTCCGAACGTTCCCAGATCGTCAAATTCTCTTCGCCAGAGAACTTCTCCCGTATAAACATCGCGTGCGCTGAGACTGTTCATCCCTTCCAGAAACGTCCGACCGCCGACAACCTGCTCGGGAGGGCCATGTCCATGCCGGGGCAGAATATCATCGTGTGTGTTTCCGCCAAACCAGAGAACTCCCAGGGGAAGCTTCACTCGTTTGTCGTTTGACTTGACGGTGTTGGCGATATCACCATATTGGTGGGTCCAGTCGGCTGAGTCAGGTAACGCTCCCTTGCGCTCGATGAGAAACTGTTCTGCACGTCCGGTATAAATTGCCTTCGGCAGTGCAGCCTTGTGAAAGATTGCGACGGTTTCACGCGTGGACCTTTTCTCATTCTGCGGCATCCAGATCAAGCCGCCATAAGGTCGAACGGAGCGGTAGATTTGTTTGAGTAGTCTGGCATTGAGGGATTCCATGAACGCCTCGCTCAATAATGTCAGCCGTGCGATATGTTGTGGTGCCTGGAATGATTCAGGGGTTCCTTCGTGAACGGTAATTCGGGAGCCGTACAATCCGAGTGAATTATATTTGGTTCGTAACCTCTGGACTTTGGCTGGATCCTGTCCGATGACGATGAAACGTAATTGAGACTGATCCAGAAAGGCATCGAGTAGCGATTCTTGATCTGCGCCATAGCAAATTGCGTAACCTTTTTTTGTTCTCGCTTTTTCCAGCAGGGTGTTTGCCGTTTCAATAGATTGAGGATCAGAGAGTAATGATTCTGGTTTTGGTTGCGTTTGTGGCGACAGTTTCGCTGGTTTACCAAATGCTTTGATGTCTCCATTTAATGTCACGGCAAACAATTTCTCATCGGCTGCCAGCAACCGTAAAACCTGACTCTTTAAAGGGAGTTGCCAGGCGATGTGTGGCTTTTGTTCTGGTGTGGTCGGGAGAGTAATCGCGGAAAGTGTTTTTTCCCCTGCCGCATACAGTCGATTTCCTGCGCGAATCAGATCGCCCTGACCATCAGCGGCGAGAGACCATAATGGTTGATGGTTCTTCTTGTAGGCCTGAATTAAAGGTTGTTTGTTTTTCAGAATGGCAGAGTAGAGCATTTTGTCATCAAGCACCGGCTCATTATGCACATACAGACTGGGTAGTCCCGTTTTGAGATTGTAGGTTCGCACACCGCGATAACGAGTGTGGACAAAGAACTCACTATCGTTACTAATGACAAAAGAGCCACCATTTCCTTTACCACCGAGGTGAAAATATTTGAGTTTCCCCGTTTTACGATCAAGTGCCGCGGGAACAGATCGACCACCGGGAACTAACAAAAGCGCTTCTGTTGCAACTAAAGTTCCCTGTGGTGCAACACCCGCAAACGAAGGGGCACTGTGTGGCTGTTTGATATAGCTGGCACTGGTCGAGTCATTGACCCAGACGACATTCCCTGTTTCCGCATCAAGGGCATAGATGAAAGTGCCCATGAATGGCCAGATGCTGGCGGCAAAATAAATCGTATCATCATACAGTACGGGACCACCTCGGGCAGGCCATGCAGAAATCACACGTTTATTCCCCAATGCCTTTTGCGCAGCCGGAGCACCACGGAATTTCCAGACCAATTTTCCCGTCTTTGAGTTCAGACAATATAAATAGCCATCATCACTGACCGTATAAACGCGGTCTTTTGTGGCAACAGGGGAAAATCGAATGGGGCCATCGGCGTAAAATGTCCAGAGTGTGTTGCCATCTTCGGTATTAATGGCGATTAACTTATCGGAATCATTGAAGCCAACAAACATGCGTTTGCCATAGACGACGGGTTCGAACACTTTGTCGTAGGTCATCAAATCGTTATTGAGGGGATCATCCCAGACCTGCTCACGTTGACCGAAAGAACGCGTCCACAGTGGTGTTAATTGATCGGGTAAACCATCTGGGGATGCAGCGGTGTGCCCCGCGTCGTAACGCCACATCGGCCAGTTACCGGCTACTGCTGATGTCGGTAACAACGAGAGTGTCAACATCAGGAGACTGAGGACTCGGATGGTATTTAATGAATTTCGCATCAATTCTTCCTATGAGTCTATTTACGCGAGCAACTTTTTCAGAGCCGTTGTTTATGGTTTTTTACCGGATTTGAGGTGGATACAGACCGTCAGGATTCCCCAGATGAGTAACAAAAACCCTGTAATTTTCCAGAACAGGGCCCATTCTTTGTCCAAAGTCGAAAAGTAGAGAAAGCTGCCACCGGCCACGATTGCAAACAGATCATCCTTATACTTTTTCATGTACGCTTTCTGATTTTAACAAGGGAAGTCCCTCACTATGGTTAATTTATGAATAATTTGAAAGTTGCTAAGCAAAAACAAGGAAGTAGATCATCTAAACTGATAGTTTTTTGACAGAAAATGGGAGGTCAGTCTCAAAAGTAGCTAAGATTAAGGGTTTCTTGGCGATTTTAGTATTAGGGAGCTGGAGGGCGGATCAATGAGATCACTCTTGTATTGCTCCAAGTTGATTGTACAATTGAATATACAACAAATGTAAGTGATCACAGTCTTCTCTTTTCTGATCGATCTGATCATATTTTGCGGCCAATCTAAAGGACTGTATTAAAGTGTTGAGTGTTTCAATACATCATCACAGGCGACGTTTCAGGACAGCGACTGCCCATCTCTTTGTACTCCTGTTGGTTCTGCTTGCGTTGGCGATTTTCCCATACGGCTCCATTTTTGCGTCCGAACCAAAACCCAATGTTCCCAGTGAGAGTCTCTCAGGCCAGATTGACCAGCTCATCGATCAAGCGAAACAACGTGAAGGAGTCGTTTCCGCACCTCGCTCGACCGATGCAGAATTTATGCGACGGGTCTCGCTCGACCTTTCCGGGAAAATTCCGCCTGTTTCCGAATTACGTCTTTTTCTCGCGGATCCGGATCCCAAGAAACGCGAAAAACTGATCAATCGCTTGTTAGACACTCCCGGTTTTGTCGTTCACTTTACTAATATCTGGCGTTCCATCCTTTTGCCGGAAGCGGGAACCGACCTGCAGGCACGGATACAGATACCCGAATTTGAAGCCTGGTTGCGATCTCAGTTGAGAGAGAATACCCATTATGATGAGATCGTTCGGCAAATTATCAATGCTCCTCTTGCTGTTAATCGTAATCAAGCAGAATCAGACACGTCACAGGGGTTAACGCCGCGGGCGTATTATATTGCGAAACAATTCAAGCCAGAAAGTCTGGCGGCCAGCACTTCACGCGCGTTTTTAGGCGTGCGAATTGAATGTGCGCAGTGCCACGATCATCCGTTTGATAAATGGAAACAAGAGCAGTTCTGGCAATATGCGGCTTTCTTTTCAAACGTGACCCCTGCGCAACAGGGAGGTGTGGGCGCTGTTTTGAACGTCACAGAAGTGGTTGGAAAACCGCAAATCAAAATTCCCGATACAAATCGGCTCGTTGAAGCCAGTTTTCTTGATGGAGTCCAGCCTGATTGGGAACAAGAACAACTCAATCCACGTCTGCGACTCTCCGAGTGGGTCACCTCACATGAAAATCCGTATTTTGCGAAAGCAACAGTCAATCGCGTTTGGAGTCTCTTTTTTGGCCGTGGTCTGATTGATCCCGTTGATGATTTTTCAGCATCGAATCTTGCCACTCATCCCAAACTGCTAGATCTATTGGCAAAGAAGTTTCAGGAACATGATTACGATTTGAAATATCTGATTCGTGAAATTACAAACAGCCAAACGTACCAGCTGACCAGTCGCCAAACGGATCCGAGTCAGTCTCGTACGGAATGGTATGGAAAGATGCCAACACGCGGATTAACGGCCGGACAAATCTTTGCCAATCTGATTCAAGCGACAGGCTTTTTTCAACAAACGACAGAGGCGAATGGAAATCTGTTTGGCCCTGGAATGAATGACCCCCAGACCGAAATCTTTGAGTTATTTAAGTCTGACTCTGAGAGTCGACTGGAACCCAGGGCAACTATTTTACAAGCACTGGCACTGATGAATGGTAGCTTTGTGACGAATGCGACCAGTCTGGAACAATCAGACGTATTTACGGCCATTGTTGATTTTCCAGGACTTTCTGTCGAACAAAAAATTGAAGCTTTTTTCCTGTCTGCTTTAAGTCGTAAGCCTACGGACGCGGAATCGCAGCGTCTTGCAGATTATGTGAAGTCACAGGCTTCGGAAGAGGACAGAACACACGCTTATGCAGATTTATTTTGGGCGTTATTAAATAGTAGTGAGTTTTTGTTGAACCATTAAAATGCAACACATTTCCAGAAAAATTTGTTGGACATTGGTTGTATGTCTGTGGGGAATGATTGGAAATTCCCACATGCTGGCAGGTGAAGTACGACCTGAAGTTGTTGATGATCAGCATAAACATGCAGCACAAAGAATTGTGTTACTTGCGCCTTCTGCACCCTTTATCATTGAATTAAGTGTGCTGGTTGACAAAGAAACTTTTCGTACAACGACGACCGATTACATTGACAGACTGTTTCGCTCACTGGATCGTGATCAAAACAATTACATCGATCTCAAGGAAATGGAAAACGTTCCGGCCTTTGGCATTAAACAATATGACCAGGGGACTCCTGCCCAGCGCATGAAAAAACTTGAGTTTCCGCCAATGGATAATCGACTCAGTCTGGCTGAATTTGCTTCGTACCTGCACAGCGCCCAGGGAACTGCGTTTCGAATTACAGGCACTCCGTCACGTACTTCTCAAGCGATCGAATTGTTTCGCAAGTTAGATCAGAATGGCGATGGTTCGATTAGCGATGCGGAATTCATGGCAAGTTCGAAAACACTTTTCATGTATGATCGCGATGAAGATGAAGTCTTTAATGTTGCCGAGCTACAGCCGTTTGGAAGTGATCCCAATAGAGTCGGTGCGCAACCGGTTGTCCGTCAGGTTGTGGAAACACCATTTCGCCGCTTAGACAATGATCAATCGATTAAAGATTCGATCTCTGAGTTATTCAAGAAATATGTTGAGCACGCGAATGCTGAGAAAACTGCACTCTCAGTGAATTGTTTCAAATCGGGAGATCCTGATGCCATGGCGCGCGTGCAAAGTTTTGATCGTGACAGTGATGGTTTTTTAAGTCACGATGAACTGTTTGTCTACCTCCAAAATCCCGTTATCGATGTCCAGTTACAAATTACACTCCCACGGAAGCAGAGATTTCGTCCCCAACTGAAATTACTTAAAAAACAGTCGAATCGGATGAGTGAGATTGAACCCGTCTCGAATTCTAAGTTAAAATTACGGGTAGATGGTCTTCTTTTGGAACTGAGAGCGAAAAGTTCGCGTCACATGTTTGCGGACAACGTCCGTTTTTATCAGACACGATTTCGTGTCGTCGATGCTGACAAGAATGGATATTTGAACCAATCTGAATTTATGCAGCTCAATATACCAAAGCTGGATTATAAGAATGTGGATCAGAATAAGGATGATATGTTGACCGTGAAGGAGCTAACAGATTCTCTCATCAAAGATACCTCAGCTGTACAGAATCAGGTTGTCATGACCGTGCAAAATGATGGGAAATCGTTATTTGAAATACTGGATACCGATCTGGATCGGCGTTTAAGTCCACGTGAATTACAAAAAAGTGTACAACGTGTGCGAGAATACGATGGAAATCGTGATCGTTCGCTGGATGTGTCTGAACTCCGCGGGCATTTCAAATTAACATTTGAGTTAGGAAAACCTGAGTTATTTGTATTTGATCCACGAATGAATTCGATGGCTATGGGGCAGGGCAGAGCGGTGCAGCGCACATCAAGCGGACCACGCTGGTTTCAACGTATGGATCGAAATCGCGATGGTGATATTTCTCCCAGGGAATTTCTGTTTGATCCTTCTTTATTTATAAAACTCGATACGAATCACGATTCACTGATCAGCCCTGCGGAAGCAGAGGCGCTAAAAGATAATCAACAAGACACCACTAATTGATAGCAGGTCATCCTTCTACCAGATGAGGGGAAGCGAAAATGGAATCTATGGATAAATCAAATCATCTCATTCAACAGGTGCAACGACGTCTGGCCATCGCGAGTTGGGGGCGCAGCCTGTTTGTTGCATTCGTTTGCTCTTTATCTGCTTACCTGGCAGTCTTGTTGTATAGTCGTTTTTCGGGCTATCTCAGAGACTGGTTTACTTTGGAGTCGGCTGGTAGTGTCTTAGTCGGAACAATCTTGTTGGCCTGTCTGTTCTATCGCAAGCCAGGCAAAGAGCAGGCCGCACGGCTCATTGATCAGAGCCAAGGAACAAAAGATCTGTTTTTGACCATGACAATGTTGGAAAGTGCCGTCGGCAACTACAAGCCGCTGGTTGTGAAGGACGCAGAACAGAAAGCGGGAAAAATCAGGCCTGCTCAGATTGTCAGTTTTGAGTGGGGCAAGCGTTTAGCCGTTTCATGCGCGGGAGCCGTTTGTCTGTTTTTAGTATTACAATATGCACCGCAGTTTGATCCATTTGGCAAAGTTGAAGCCGCGGAAATTGAAAAAGAAAAAGTAAAAGAATTTGTGAGCTCCAAAAAGGCAACCAAAGCAAGGATGGCTGACTTAAAGAATAAAGATAACGGAGAAGGGGATGAAGAGTCTAAAGATGTCAAAATGGCTGTGGAAAATTTGAAATCCGATTTTCGAAAAATGAAGCCTGGAAAAAAACAACAG
The Gimesia aquarii DNA segment above includes these coding regions:
- a CDS encoding PQQ-binding-like beta-propeller repeat protein, encoding MRNSLNTIRVLSLLMLTLSLLPTSAVAGNWPMWRYDAGHTAASPDGLPDQLTPLWTRSFGQREQVWDDPLNNDLMTYDKVFEPVVYGKRMFVGFNDSDKLIAINTEDGNTLWTFYADGPIRFSPVATKDRVYTVSDDGYLYCLNSKTGKLVWKFRGAPAAQKALGNKRVISAWPARGGPVLYDDTIYFAASIWPFMGTFIYALDAETGNVVWVNDSTSASYIKQPHSAPSFAGVAPQGTLVATEALLLVPGGRSVPAALDRKTGKLKYFHLGGKGNGGSFVISNDSEFFVHTRYRGVRTYNLKTGLPSLYVHNEPVLDDKMLYSAILKNKQPLIQAYKKNHQPLWSLAADGQGDLIRAGNRLYAAGEKTLSAITLPTTPEQKPHIAWQLPLKSQVLRLLAADEKLFAVTLNGDIKAFGKPAKLSPQTQPKPESLLSDPQSIETANTLLEKARTKKGYAICYGADQESLLDAFLDQSQLRFIVIGQDPAKVQRLRTKYNSLGLYGSRITVHEGTPESFQAPQHIARLTLLSEAFMESLNARLLKQIYRSVRPYGGLIWMPQNEKRSTRETVAIFHKAALPKAIYTGRAEQFLIERKGALPDSADWTHQYGDIANTVKSNDKRVKLPLGVLWFGGNTHDDILPRHGHGPPEQVVGGRTFLEGMNSLSARDVYTGEVLWRREFDDLGTFGIYFNTTYADTPLSTQYNQKHIPGANARGTNYIATSNEVYLAIGSECHVLNATDGKTWRIIKLPNPKNDWAFIAVYEDILFAGNGFAHFGKKIDEKPGKDGPAAADLSASNGLIAYDRHSGKKLWETDAIHSFLHNGIVVGSDRVYCLDKLPASAEKKLSRRGMADPTKYRIVCFDIHTGRELWSTNKSIFGSWLGYSKKHDLLLQAGARAKDRLSDEVGQGMTAYQGKDGSIIWQNKDQRYTGPCVLHNDLIITSANSYEVSGGAFNILDGTPYSIINPITKQKESLKFSRTYGCNYVIASENLLTFRSGAAGFYDLESKSGTGNFGGFKSSCTSNLVVANGVLNAPDYTRTCSCSYQNQTSLALIHMPEIEIWTNSELGTGSNSTSLVKQAGINFGAPGDRRAKNGTLWLDYPSVGGQSPDLKVSISNKKYVPFRHHTLKMREPAPSGSLNWVAASGIENPQKITIAINQNKDTMTPEGIPIAGVEDDAEEDSKGEVKLHSSDLELGLDAGDPQVVALRFTDIPLLSADDLESAYIQFTVDERGDSRCQLKIQTEDVANSKAYVETKRNLSSRKRSRAYVEWTPPAWSKVGAVGTAQATPDLTSIIKSVLSNKNWKPGNAISFLFTGTGTRIAKSYKGAKSGSARLVLKTKMTSQQQKTVAKTKATPPANRYTVRLTFTEPDENMKPGNRQFQVRLQGIPAIENLDILRETGQAMHSLVKEFKNIPASDKIEIELIPVNDSAHPPVISGIELISEI
- a CDS encoding DUF1549 and DUF1553 domain-containing protein, with the translated sequence MLSVSIHHHRRRFRTATAHLFVLLLVLLALAIFPYGSIFASEPKPNVPSESLSGQIDQLIDQAKQREGVVSAPRSTDAEFMRRVSLDLSGKIPPVSELRLFLADPDPKKREKLINRLLDTPGFVVHFTNIWRSILLPEAGTDLQARIQIPEFEAWLRSQLRENTHYDEIVRQIINAPLAVNRNQAESDTSQGLTPRAYYIAKQFKPESLAASTSRAFLGVRIECAQCHDHPFDKWKQEQFWQYAAFFSNVTPAQQGGVGAVLNVTEVVGKPQIKIPDTNRLVEASFLDGVQPDWEQEQLNPRLRLSEWVTSHENPYFAKATVNRVWSLFFGRGLIDPVDDFSASNLATHPKLLDLLAKKFQEHDYDLKYLIREITNSQTYQLTSRQTDPSQSRTEWYGKMPTRGLTAGQIFANLIQATGFFQQTTEANGNLFGPGMNDPQTEIFELFKSDSESRLEPRATILQALALMNGSFVTNATSLEQSDVFTAIVDFPGLSVEQKIEAFFLSALSRKPTDAESQRLADYVKSQASEEDRTHAYADLFWALLNSSEFLLNH
- a CDS encoding EF-hand domain-containing protein, coding for MLAGEVRPEVVDDQHKHAAQRIVLLAPSAPFIIELSVLVDKETFRTTTTDYIDRLFRSLDRDQNNYIDLKEMENVPAFGIKQYDQGTPAQRMKKLEFPPMDNRLSLAEFASYLHSAQGTAFRITGTPSRTSQAIELFRKLDQNGDGSISDAEFMASSKTLFMYDRDEDEVFNVAELQPFGSDPNRVGAQPVVRQVVETPFRRLDNDQSIKDSISELFKKYVEHANAEKTALSVNCFKSGDPDAMARVQSFDRDSDGFLSHDELFVYLQNPVIDVQLQITLPRKQRFRPQLKLLKKQSNRMSEIEPVSNSKLKLRVDGLLLELRAKSSRHMFADNVRFYQTRFRVVDADKNGYLNQSEFMQLNIPKLDYKNVDQNKDDMLTVKELTDSLIKDTSAVQNQVVMTVQNDGKSLFEILDTDLDRRLSPRELQKSVQRVREYDGNRDRSLDVSELRGHFKLTFELGKPELFVFDPRMNSMAMGQGRAVQRTSSGPRWFQRMDRNRDGDISPREFLFDPSLFIKLDTNHDSLISPAEAEALKDNQQDTTN